A stretch of the Archangium violaceum genome encodes the following:
- a CDS encoding SRPBCC family protein, protein MLKRVFLALAVALVGFSAVVASRPSAWRLERSITIAAPVDLPFGLVNDFHRWRFWSPWEEIDPKMKRTFDGPFAGPGAIYAWSGNDEAGRGKMTILDSKPYESIHIQLELLEPWPATNIATFTFQPGAEGVTVRWAMEGHNGFLGKAFSLFVDMDGRVGKDFEKGLATIKSLTETEAKNRLEREALLKARAEAEAAARAAQPAPNGPAQATTTTP, encoded by the coding sequence ATGCTGAAGAGGGTCTTCCTCGCGCTCGCCGTCGCCCTCGTGGGCTTCTCCGCCGTGGTGGCCTCGCGGCCATCGGCCTGGCGGCTCGAGCGCTCCATCACCATCGCCGCCCCCGTGGACCTCCCCTTCGGCCTGGTGAACGACTTCCACCGCTGGCGCTTCTGGTCGCCGTGGGAGGAGATCGATCCGAAGATGAAGAGGACCTTCGACGGACCGTTCGCGGGCCCCGGAGCCATCTACGCCTGGTCCGGCAACGACGAGGCCGGCCGGGGGAAGATGACCATCCTGGACTCCAAGCCCTACGAGTCCATCCACATCCAGCTCGAGCTCCTCGAGCCGTGGCCGGCCACGAACATCGCCACCTTCACGTTCCAGCCCGGAGCCGAGGGCGTCACGGTCCGCTGGGCCATGGAGGGGCACAACGGCTTCCTGGGCAAGGCCTTCTCCCTCTTCGTGGACATGGACGGAAGGGTCGGCAAGGACTTCGAGAAGGGCCTGGCCACCATCAAGTCGCTGACCGAGACCGAGGCGAAGAACCGGCTCGAGCGGGAGGCCCTGCTCAAGGCCAGGGCCGAAGCCGAAGCCGCCGCCAGGGCGGCGCAGCCCGCGCCCAACGGGCCGGCCCAGGCGACCACGACCACGCCCTGA
- a CDS encoding helix-turn-helix domain-containing protein, whose amino-acid sequence MTKTKTPPGEKTPALAREEFERHQFPVWVQRFSGERRPARPGTFVHSYAVIFLVTRGLTRVRHSGDLVLRAGDVHIIPPGDAHGSAHFEDMEGWGLSFHPEAFPHEDPSWGSHTGLRLGPLLRVRSGCHPVLRPNAAQRQRLEGWMRLIEQELSGNERSRDEAVSALLRLVLIELERMSGPEATPDPAGQGIARQALTYIETNALEPLSLAQVARAVGRSPTHVASVVRKETGRTVGQWILEYRMAEARRRLQGTDERVDIIAERVGYADVTHFIRLFRRAHGLTPAAWRRQATQPSQQPRHSE is encoded by the coding sequence ATGACGAAGACGAAGACCCCGCCCGGAGAGAAGACGCCGGCGCTAGCGCGTGAGGAGTTCGAACGTCACCAGTTCCCGGTATGGGTGCAACGCTTCAGCGGTGAGCGTCGTCCCGCCCGGCCTGGAACCTTCGTCCATTCGTACGCGGTCATCTTCCTCGTGACGCGAGGCCTGACGAGGGTACGGCACTCCGGCGATCTGGTGCTGCGCGCGGGAGACGTTCACATCATTCCCCCCGGGGATGCACACGGCTCGGCGCACTTCGAGGACATGGAAGGCTGGGGGCTCTCATTCCACCCCGAGGCCTTTCCTCATGAGGACCCGAGCTGGGGGAGCCACACGGGCCTGCGGCTGGGTCCCTTGCTGCGGGTCCGGAGCGGATGCCACCCGGTCCTCCGCCCGAACGCCGCTCAACGCCAGCGCCTCGAAGGGTGGATGCGCCTCATCGAGCAGGAGCTCTCCGGCAACGAGCGGTCCCGCGACGAGGCCGTGAGTGCCCTGCTCCGCCTGGTGCTGATCGAACTGGAGCGGATGAGCGGCCCCGAGGCCACACCTGACCCCGCGGGCCAGGGAATCGCCCGCCAGGCGCTCACGTACATCGAGACGAACGCCCTCGAGCCGCTGTCACTCGCTCAGGTCGCACGCGCCGTCGGGCGCTCGCCCACGCACGTGGCGAGCGTGGTTCGCAAGGAGACGGGCCGTACGGTGGGACAGTGGATTCTCGAGTACCGCATGGCCGAGGCCCGGCGGCGGCTCCAGGGGACGGATGAACGGGTGGACATCATCGCCGAGCGCGTGGGCTACGCGGACGTGACGCACTTCATCCGCCTCTTCCGGCGCGCGCACGGCCTCACGCCCGCCGCGTGGAGACGTCAGGCAACGCAGCCCTCCCAACAACCACGGCACTCCGAGTGA
- a CDS encoding DUF2845 domain-containing protein, whose product MRALLATLTFSFLLLPTTSDAATLRCGNNLVSDGASRSDVLLKCGEPMARESRTESVGEKTKQKTDESTTTTEHVVQKTIEEWTYNFGPQRLMQVAVFENGRLVDVRSGGYGR is encoded by the coding sequence ATGCGCGCCCTGCTGGCGACCCTGACCTTCTCGTTCCTCCTCCTCCCCACCACCAGTGACGCGGCCACGCTCCGCTGTGGCAACAACCTCGTCTCGGATGGGGCCTCCAGGTCCGACGTCCTCCTCAAGTGCGGAGAGCCGATGGCCAGGGAGAGCCGCACCGAGTCCGTGGGCGAGAAGACGAAGCAGAAGACGGACGAGAGCACCACCACCACCGAGCATGTCGTCCAGAAGACGATCGAGGAGTGGACGTACAACTTCGGTCCCCAGCGGCTGATGCAGGTGGCGGTGTTCGAGAACGGCCGCCTCGTCGACGTGAGGAGCGGGGGCTACGGGCGGTAG
- a CDS encoding serine hydrolase domain-containing protein: MKGLLPPLLLLGLTVWAAPRGVPVCERPHVPASAVAVPFAEDVQRAMDALVRAELARGPHVGLAVGVRWGERRWVGTYGSRDKARGLPATPRTTWRMASITKTFTAVAVMQLVERGRIDLDADIRTLVPSWPEKRWPVTVRQLLGHLGGVTNYGRFGPSHDTGPLDTAGSLALVAGYELEAEPGTRFIYSTWAYNLLGAAIEAVSGRSYGEYLREHVFAPAGMEHAALDDRRTRDGHHAVGYRLRDGQLVPSKVVDVSGRFAGGGTRASIEDLLDYGGALLDYRLVSRASTGLMQTSMSTRDGRLTDYGMGFATWPLRGHYVVAHAGAQPETSTLLLLLPGEDVAIALASNVEGQAASLRRIAYGIIALLLEDEGSRLNARRQDAVDAVVNEGLGRVFGYGLAYHLWATRGPGKLPGTGGLPEAFEQVTRLLDRTAIARDPKATRERILTAHGPSEDWLFIRVGAQMARTMEEALGPERLRSYPARGPLAFFNDYLAVCETRNCPEPFRFNEVLRADLRRFTAGNIEPSQH, from the coding sequence GTGAAGGGGTTGTTGCCGCCGTTGCTCCTACTCGGCCTCACAGTGTGGGCGGCGCCCCGGGGCGTACCGGTGTGCGAGCGGCCCCACGTCCCGGCATCGGCCGTGGCGGTCCCCTTCGCCGAGGACGTGCAACGGGCGATGGATGCGCTCGTGCGCGCGGAGCTCGCCCGGGGGCCGCACGTGGGCCTCGCGGTGGGCGTGCGGTGGGGAGAGCGGCGCTGGGTGGGCACCTACGGCTCGCGCGACAAGGCCCGCGGACTCCCAGCGACGCCGAGGACCACCTGGCGGATGGCCTCCATCACGAAGACATTCACCGCGGTGGCCGTGATGCAGCTCGTGGAGCGGGGCCGCATCGACCTGGACGCCGACATCCGCACGCTGGTGCCCTCCTGGCCGGAGAAGCGCTGGCCGGTGACGGTGCGGCAACTGCTCGGGCACCTGGGTGGCGTGACGAACTACGGCCGCTTCGGCCCGAGCCATGACACCGGCCCGCTCGACACCGCGGGCTCGCTCGCCCTCGTCGCGGGCTACGAGTTGGAGGCCGAGCCCGGCACCCGGTTCATCTACAGCACCTGGGCCTACAACCTGCTCGGCGCCGCCATCGAGGCCGTCTCGGGGCGGAGCTATGGGGAGTACCTCCGGGAGCACGTCTTCGCTCCCGCCGGAATGGAGCACGCGGCACTGGACGATCGCCGCACACGTGACGGGCACCACGCCGTGGGCTACCGCCTCCGGGACGGGCAGCTCGTGCCCTCCAAGGTCGTCGACGTCTCCGGCCGCTTCGCTGGCGGAGGCACCCGCGCGTCCATCGAGGATCTGCTCGACTACGGAGGAGCGCTGCTCGACTACCGGCTGGTGTCTCGCGCGAGCACGGGGCTGATGCAGACCTCGATGAGCACCCGCGATGGGCGGCTCACCGACTACGGCATGGGTTTCGCGACCTGGCCGCTCCGGGGCCACTACGTGGTGGCCCACGCGGGGGCCCAGCCGGAGACGTCGACGCTGCTCCTGCTGCTCCCCGGGGAGGACGTGGCCATCGCGCTCGCGAGCAACGTGGAGGGACAGGCCGCCTCGCTGCGGCGCATCGCCTACGGCATCATCGCGCTGCTGCTCGAGGACGAGGGCTCCCGGCTGAACGCGCGCCGTCAGGACGCGGTGGACGCGGTGGTGAACGAGGGGCTGGGACGTGTCTTCGGCTACGGGCTCGCGTACCACCTGTGGGCCACGCGAGGTCCTGGGAAACTGCCCGGAACGGGTGGGCTCCCCGAGGCCTTCGAGCAGGTGACGCGGCTGCTCGATCGGACCGCCATCGCGCGCGATCCGAAGGCCACGCGCGAGCGCATCCTCACCGCCCACGGGCCGAGCGAGGACTGGCTCTTCATCCGCGTGGGTGCCCAGATGGCCCGGACGATGGAGGAGGCCCTGGGCCCCGAGCGGCTGCGGAGCTATCCGGCCCGGGGACCGCTCGCGTTCTTCAACGACTACCTGGCCGTCTGCGAGACACGGAACTGCCCGGAGCCGTTCCGCTTCAACGAGGTGCTGCGCGCGGACCTGCGCCGGTTCACCGCGGGGAACATCGAGCCGTCCCAACACTGA
- a CDS encoding group I truncated hemoglobin: MHQTNSLYEQLGGEEMVSRAVSIFYRKVLGDPLLRPFFEGVDVTRVESMQRAFLATVFGGPRTYSGRDMRRAHARLVERELADVHFDAVLNHLDNTLEELNVGKLLRDWARALTESQRKDILGR, encoded by the coding sequence GTGCACCAGACGAACAGCCTCTACGAGCAACTGGGGGGCGAGGAGATGGTCTCCAGGGCGGTGTCCATCTTCTATCGCAAGGTACTGGGAGATCCCCTCTTGAGACCCTTCTTCGAGGGGGTGGACGTGACGCGCGTGGAGTCCATGCAGAGGGCCTTCCTGGCCACGGTCTTCGGCGGCCCCAGGACGTACTCCGGCCGGGACATGCGCCGGGCCCATGCTCGGCTGGTGGAGCGCGAGCTGGCCGATGTCCACTTCGACGCCGTGCTGAACCACCTGGACAACACCCTGGAGGAGCTGAACGTGGGCAAGCTGCTCAGGGACTGGGCCCGGGCCCTCACCGAGAGCCAGCGCAAGGACATCCTGGGACGCTGA
- a CDS encoding pectin acetylesterase-family hydrolase, with translation MKNHLLLGLLVAAAVPPSAARAEVLVDGIVEVLVDGGNNYNWEKVELPGTKCGNGSQYKFFITRSTTGSKNLMFFFEGGGACWDYDTCSGRAGLLGAANPNGITDDYMKQFTAKYVSPLVNGADPGLPFRSRKDIATKDWNIVYMPYCTGDVHVGNNTVTYTDPTGAEPPLAWHHSGYTNSLAAINYAKTQFPNVQKLLVTGFSAGGTATSSSYYFVRRIINPARGYFLNDSGPIYLAPNVNDRSRPLHDKIRQSWNLDSVFNQFPASFDRNNLGTINRMLAMEFPNDQLAYTAYSRDYNYSRFSYERFYTPNDQETVLQYWKEDQDKLVAELKLYNNYSYFIPYSRPINASHCSTIITFIGAHACERMEKKHNWYEYISEPWQSYKCYSEFVPMDVFLHRFINENQRVRVYEPANGYNDEDPGMDIVAPLINGALGG, from the coding sequence ATGAAGAACCATCTCTTGTTGGGCCTTCTCGTCGCCGCGGCGGTCCCCCCGAGCGCCGCCCGCGCGGAGGTGCTGGTCGACGGTATCGTCGAGGTGCTGGTCGACGGCGGCAACAACTACAACTGGGAGAAGGTCGAGCTGCCGGGAACGAAGTGCGGCAACGGCTCTCAGTACAAGTTCTTCATCACGCGGAGCACCACCGGCTCGAAGAACCTGATGTTCTTCTTCGAGGGTGGCGGTGCGTGCTGGGACTACGACACCTGTAGCGGGCGCGCGGGCCTGCTCGGCGCGGCCAACCCGAACGGCATCACGGACGACTACATGAAGCAGTTCACGGCGAAGTATGTCTCGCCGCTCGTGAACGGCGCCGATCCGGGTCTGCCCTTCCGCAGCCGTAAAGACATCGCGACGAAGGACTGGAACATCGTCTACATGCCCTACTGCACGGGTGACGTGCACGTGGGCAACAACACCGTCACCTATACGGATCCGACGGGGGCGGAGCCGCCGCTCGCCTGGCACCACTCCGGCTATACCAACTCGCTCGCGGCCATCAACTACGCCAAGACGCAGTTCCCGAACGTCCAGAAGCTCCTGGTCACCGGCTTCAGCGCCGGAGGCACCGCCACCTCGTCCTCGTATTACTTCGTGCGGCGCATCATCAATCCGGCGCGCGGATATTTCCTGAACGACTCGGGTCCCATCTACCTCGCGCCGAACGTCAATGATCGCTCGCGCCCGCTCCACGACAAGATCCGCCAATCGTGGAACCTCGACTCGGTGTTCAACCAATTCCCGGCGTCCTTCGACCGCAACAACCTCGGCACCATCAACCGCATGCTGGCGATGGAGTTCCCCAACGACCAGCTGGCCTACACGGCCTACTCGCGCGACTACAACTACTCGCGCTTCTCCTACGAGCGCTTCTACACGCCCAATGATCAGGAGACCGTCCTCCAATACTGGAAGGAGGACCAGGACAAGCTGGTCGCCGAGCTGAAGCTCTACAACAACTACAGCTACTTCATCCCGTACAGCCGGCCCATCAACGCCAGCCATTGCAGCACGATCATCACCTTCATCGGCGCGCACGCCTGCGAGCGGATGGAGAAGAAGCACAACTGGTATGAGTACATCTCCGAGCCGTGGCAGAGCTACAAGTGCTACAGCGAGTTCGTGCCGATGGACGTCTTCCTCCATCGCTTCATCAATGAGAACCAGCGCGTCCGCGTCTACGAGCCGGCGAACGGCTACAACGACGAGGATCCCGGCATGGACATCGTCGCGCCGCTCATCAACGGCGCCCTCGGTGGTTGA
- a CDS encoding dihydrolipoyl dehydrogenase family protein yields MADAFDVVVIGGGPTGENVAARTAGGGLSTAIVEVERFGGECSFWACIPSKALLRPPEVLWLARHSPGAREAVKGQLDASKVLAHRDQMVQGYDDSSQAEWARGAKLEVVRGHGRLTGPRAVRVTLPDGGTRELTARRAVVLATGSGPRLPDIPGLREAKPWTNREGTAARHVPRRLVVLGGGAVAVELSQAWRELGAQEVTLVQRGEHILGRLEPFARELLEKALRESGITVRTGTQVTRVHRPEGRGEVTVTLSTGETLRADELLVAMGREARTNDLGVETVGLTPGKPVEVDDQLRANGVKDGWLYACGDVNGRNLLTHMGKYQARLAGDHILGKQVEAWADAKATPQVLFTHPQVASVGLTEAEARERGLPVRTVRVGLDSVAGTALLGEGLNGAVQLVVDERRRILLGATFVGPGVGELLHAATIAVAGEVPLDRLWHAVPAFPTVSEVWLRLLESYGL; encoded by the coding sequence ATGGCGGATGCATTCGATGTCGTGGTCATCGGAGGAGGCCCCACGGGAGAGAACGTGGCGGCGAGGACCGCCGGAGGAGGACTCTCGACGGCCATCGTGGAGGTGGAGCGGTTCGGCGGAGAGTGCTCCTTCTGGGCCTGCATCCCCAGCAAGGCGCTGCTGCGGCCTCCGGAGGTGTTGTGGCTGGCCCGGCACTCGCCCGGTGCTCGCGAGGCGGTGAAGGGACAGCTCGACGCCTCCAAGGTGCTCGCGCACCGGGATCAGATGGTCCAGGGCTACGACGACAGCTCCCAGGCCGAATGGGCGCGAGGCGCGAAGCTGGAGGTGGTGCGAGGACACGGCCGGCTCACGGGCCCTCGCGCGGTGCGAGTCACGCTGCCTGACGGAGGGACACGCGAGCTGACGGCACGCCGGGCGGTGGTGCTGGCCACGGGCAGCGGCCCGCGCCTTCCGGACATCCCCGGGCTGCGCGAGGCGAAGCCCTGGACGAACCGAGAGGGCACCGCGGCCAGGCACGTCCCCCGGCGGCTGGTGGTCCTGGGGGGCGGCGCGGTGGCGGTGGAGTTGAGCCAGGCCTGGCGCGAGCTGGGCGCCCAGGAGGTGACGCTGGTCCAACGCGGCGAGCACATCCTCGGACGCCTGGAGCCCTTCGCCCGCGAGCTGCTGGAGAAGGCCCTGCGCGAGAGTGGCATCACGGTGCGCACGGGCACCCAGGTGACGCGCGTCCACCGCCCGGAGGGACGGGGCGAGGTGACGGTGACGCTCTCCACCGGAGAAACCCTCCGCGCGGACGAGCTCCTGGTGGCGATGGGGCGCGAGGCCCGGACGAACGACCTGGGAGTGGAGACGGTGGGGCTGACCCCGGGCAAGCCCGTGGAGGTGGATGACCAGCTCCGCGCCAACGGCGTGAAGGACGGCTGGCTGTACGCGTGCGGGGACGTGAACGGGCGCAACCTGCTCACGCACATGGGGAAGTACCAGGCGCGGCTGGCGGGAGATCACATCCTGGGCAAGCAGGTGGAGGCCTGGGCGGACGCGAAGGCAACACCCCAGGTGCTCTTCACGCACCCGCAGGTGGCCTCGGTGGGACTCACCGAAGCGGAGGCGCGCGAGCGGGGACTGCCGGTGCGCACGGTGCGGGTGGGCCTGGACTCGGTGGCGGGCACGGCCCTGCTCGGCGAGGGCCTGAACGGGGCGGTGCAGCTGGTGGTGGACGAGCGGCGGCGCATCCTCCTCGGAGCCACCTTCGTGGGCCCCGGAGTGGGCGAGCTGCTGCACGCGGCCACCATCGCGGTGGCCGGCGAGGTACCGCTCGACAGACTCTGGCACGCGGTGCCGGCCTTCCCCACCGTCAGCGAGGTGTGGCTCCGGCTGCTGGAGTCCTACGGCTTGTGA
- a CDS encoding tetratricopeptide repeat protein, with translation MRRLLMLALLSVVACSEKKGQGGEAVQDKATAALASKDEKCPGGTVKGCFDAAAEAERKGEVARAAELYTRVCDAGVARACTVLGTLVWQGRGVSADPARAFSLYMRACEAGDAAGCFSAGICHRTGACAEKNDAEASKLLRRACDGGDARACANLGGG, from the coding sequence ATGAGAAGACTCTTGATGCTGGCGCTGCTCTCGGTGGTGGCGTGCTCCGAGAAGAAGGGGCAGGGCGGTGAGGCCGTGCAGGACAAGGCCACGGCGGCCCTGGCGAGCAAGGACGAGAAGTGCCCCGGCGGGACGGTGAAGGGGTGCTTCGACGCGGCCGCGGAGGCCGAGCGGAAGGGGGAGGTGGCGCGCGCGGCCGAGCTGTACACGCGCGTATGTGACGCGGGCGTCGCCCGGGCGTGCACCGTGCTGGGCACACTCGTCTGGCAGGGACGTGGCGTGAGCGCGGATCCGGCGCGTGCCTTCTCGCTCTACATGCGCGCGTGTGAGGCCGGCGACGCGGCGGGCTGCTTCAGCGCGGGCATCTGCCACAGGACGGGCGCGTGCGCGGAGAAGAACGACGCCGAGGCCTCGAAGCTCCTCCGGCGCGCCTGCGACGGCGGTGATGCGAGGGCCTGCGCCAACCTGGGTGGTGGCTGA
- a CDS encoding L-serine ammonia-lyase: MALSVFDMFKIGIGPSSSHTVGPMRAARQFVETLANAAGGLGAVESVKVELFGSLGHTGKGHGSDVAVLLGLEGERPEEVDCDAVPARISGITETGKLKLLGQQLVKFKPSEDIVFHKRQSLPRHPNGMRFTAVLAGWSEPFTRVYYSVGGGFVVNDDGTSSLGVGTRDERIPYPFKTAAELLALCHQHGLSISTLMMENEKALRPEAQVRAGLLRIWEVMQACVKRGCEREGILPGGLKVKRRAAGIYRKLKGDMRGADPLLAMDWVNLYALAVNEENAAQGRVVTAPTNGAAGIVPAVLHYYRRFVPGADDEGAIRFLLTAGGIGMLYKLNASISGAEVGCQGEVGVACSMAAAGLAEVMGGTPEQVENAAEIGMEHNLGLTCDPIGGLVQVPCIERNAMGSIKAINAARLALQGDGKHKVSLDKVIATMRQTGADMMTKYKETARGGLAVNIIEC; the protein is encoded by the coding sequence GTGGCACTCAGTGTTTTCGACATGTTCAAAATCGGTATCGGGCCCTCGAGCTCGCATACCGTCGGACCGATGCGCGCGGCGCGGCAGTTCGTGGAGACCCTCGCGAACGCGGCGGGTGGGCTCGGCGCCGTCGAGTCCGTGAAGGTCGAGCTCTTCGGCTCGCTCGGACACACCGGCAAGGGGCACGGCAGTGACGTCGCGGTCCTGCTCGGGCTGGAGGGCGAGCGCCCCGAGGAGGTCGACTGTGACGCCGTGCCGGCCCGGATCTCGGGCATCACCGAGACCGGGAAGCTGAAGCTGCTCGGCCAGCAGTTGGTGAAGTTCAAGCCGTCCGAGGACATCGTCTTCCACAAGCGGCAGTCGCTGCCGCGCCACCCCAACGGCATGCGCTTCACCGCGGTGCTCGCCGGGTGGAGCGAGCCCTTCACCCGCGTCTACTACTCGGTGGGCGGGGGCTTCGTCGTGAACGACGACGGTACCTCGTCACTCGGCGTGGGGACCCGGGACGAGCGCATCCCCTACCCCTTCAAGACGGCCGCGGAGCTGCTGGCGCTCTGCCATCAACACGGGCTGAGCATCAGCACGCTGATGATGGAGAACGAGAAGGCGCTGCGGCCGGAGGCCCAGGTGCGTGCGGGGCTGCTGCGCATCTGGGAGGTCATGCAGGCGTGCGTGAAGCGCGGCTGCGAGCGCGAGGGCATCCTCCCGGGCGGGCTCAAGGTGAAGCGGCGCGCGGCGGGCATCTACCGCAAGCTCAAGGGGGACATGCGCGGCGCGGACCCCCTGCTGGCCATGGACTGGGTGAACCTCTACGCGCTCGCGGTGAACGAGGAGAACGCGGCCCAGGGGCGCGTGGTGACGGCGCCCACCAACGGCGCGGCCGGCATCGTGCCCGCGGTGCTCCACTACTACCGGCGCTTCGTGCCGGGCGCGGACGACGAGGGCGCCATCCGCTTCCTGCTCACCGCGGGAGGCATCGGCATGCTCTACAAGCTCAACGCCTCCATCTCCGGCGCCGAGGTGGGCTGCCAGGGCGAGGTGGGCGTCGCCTGCTCCATGGCGGCGGCGGGTCTCGCCGAGGTGATGGGCGGCACGCCCGAGCAGGTGGAGAACGCGGCGGAGATCGGCATGGAGCACAACCTGGGACTCACGTGCGATCCCATCGGCGGGCTCGTGCAGGTGCCGTGTATCGAGCGCAACGCCATGGGCTCCATCAAGGCCATCAACGCCGCGCGGCTGGCGCTCCAGGGCGACGGCAAGCACAAGGTGTCGCTCGACAAGGTCATCGCGACGATGCGCCAGACGGGCGCGGATATGATGACCAAGTACAAGGAGACCGCGCGCGGTGGTCTCGCCGTGAACATCATCGAATGCTGA
- a CDS encoding VOC family protein produces MTTRPFRILGLQQVAIGGPDKAPLRKLWVDVLGLEPHGTYRSERENVDEDIVVAGVGPFRVEVDLMQPVDPNGKPRVHEPALNHLGLWVDDLRAAVTWLEGQGVRFAPGGIRKGAAGFDVTFIHPKGNEQFPLGGEGVLIELVQAPPEVISAFDTLAKAAAHKP; encoded by the coding sequence ATGACGACACGACCCTTTCGCATCCTGGGCCTCCAGCAGGTGGCCATCGGCGGACCGGACAAGGCGCCCCTGCGCAAGCTCTGGGTGGACGTGCTGGGCCTCGAGCCCCACGGCACCTACCGCAGCGAGCGCGAGAACGTCGACGAGGACATCGTCGTGGCGGGAGTCGGCCCCTTCCGCGTGGAGGTGGACCTGATGCAGCCGGTGGACCCGAACGGGAAGCCGCGCGTGCACGAGCCCGCGCTCAACCACCTGGGGCTGTGGGTGGATGATCTGCGCGCGGCGGTGACGTGGCTGGAGGGGCAGGGCGTGCGGTTCGCTCCCGGTGGCATCCGCAAGGGCGCGGCCGGCTTCGATGTGACATTCATCCACCCCAAGGGCAACGAGCAGTTCCCACTCGGGGGCGAGGGCGTGCTCATCGAGCTGGTGCAGGCCCCGCCCGAGGTCATCTCCGCCTTCGATACGCTCGCGAAGGCCGCTGCTCACAAGCCGTAG
- a CDS encoding NAD(P)/FAD-dependent oxidoreductase translates to MTDSKRKDVVIIGGGPAGLNAALVLGRARKKVLLCDGGTRRNLMAEQLHGFVTRDGTPPMEFRRIAREQLQPYGGVEVRDVAISSVERIASGFRVVLAGGDVVECRRVLLTTGLVDELPDLPGYRELWGRSIFACPYCHGWEVRDRAFGVLATSAMLLDFSLFLTGWSRDVVAFTQGSLEVPAEQRQRLERAGVRLEPRRIRRLVPHGDHLEAVELEDGTRLSREVLFAHPHQRQTELVQRLGLALDEQGFVRINEHMETSTPGIHAAGDLTTRLQSAIVAASAGFQAAAMLNHALNLENASAGFPSEG, encoded by the coding sequence GTGACGGATTCGAAGCGGAAGGACGTGGTGATCATCGGTGGTGGCCCGGCGGGCCTGAACGCGGCGCTGGTGCTCGGGCGCGCCCGGAAGAAGGTTCTCCTCTGCGACGGGGGAACCCGCCGGAACCTCATGGCGGAGCAGCTCCATGGCTTCGTCACCCGCGATGGGACGCCCCCGATGGAGTTCCGGCGAATCGCCCGTGAGCAGCTCCAGCCCTACGGAGGAGTCGAGGTCCGTGACGTGGCGATCTCCTCCGTGGAGCGCATCGCCTCGGGCTTCCGGGTCGTCCTCGCGGGAGGTGACGTGGTGGAGTGCCGCCGTGTGCTGCTCACGACGGGCCTGGTCGATGAGCTCCCGGACCTGCCCGGCTATCGCGAGCTGTGGGGCAGGAGCATCTTCGCGTGCCCGTACTGCCATGGCTGGGAGGTCCGCGATCGGGCGTTCGGGGTGCTCGCGACGAGTGCAATGCTCCTCGACTTCAGCCTGTTCCTCACGGGTTGGTCACGGGACGTGGTCGCCTTCACCCAGGGAAGCCTGGAGGTGCCCGCCGAGCAGCGCCAGCGGCTCGAGCGCGCCGGCGTCCGGCTCGAGCCCCGGAGGATCCGCCGACTCGTTCCCCACGGGGACCACCTCGAAGCGGTGGAGTTGGAGGATGGAACCCGGCTGTCCCGCGAGGTGCTCTTCGCCCATCCGCACCAGCGCCAGACGGAGCTGGTCCAGCGGCTCGGCCTCGCCCTCGATGAGCAGGGCTTCGTCCGCATCAACGAGCACATGGAGACCTCCACTCCAGGAATCCACGCGGCGGGCGACCTCACGACCCGCCTCCAGTCAGCGATCGTCGCGGCGTCGGCGGGGTTCCAGGCCGCGGCGATGCTCAACCATGCCCTCAACCTGGAGAACGCGAGCGCGGGATTTCCGTCCGAAGGTTGA